One region of Vicinamibacteria bacterium genomic DNA includes:
- a CDS encoding metallophosphoesterase family protein, with product MRYLILSDVHSNFEALTAVLRRVRRKRFDGTVVLGDLVGYGADPNRIVEEIRRLKHLIIIRGNHDKVCSGLENGAMFNRIALESARWTEQHLLPRHRSWLRALPKGPVEVDELFSISHGTPLDEDAYIFGEIEALNMFPYFRTPICFFGHSHFPVVFALDDEALTTYVPTTGTNGTFRLKL from the coding sequence ATATCTCATCCTGAGTGACGTCCACTCCAACTTCGAGGCGCTGACCGCCGTACTGAGACGCGTCCGTCGCAAACGCTTCGACGGCACCGTCGTGCTCGGCGACCTCGTCGGTTATGGCGCCGACCCGAATCGCATCGTGGAAGAGATTCGCCGGCTGAAGCATTTGATCATCATTCGCGGTAACCACGACAAAGTTTGCAGCGGCCTCGAGAATGGAGCAATGTTCAACCGCATCGCCCTCGAGTCGGCCCGATGGACCGAGCAGCACCTGCTCCCTCGACACCGAAGCTGGCTCCGCGCGCTGCCGAAAGGGCCCGTCGAAGTCGACGAGCTCTTCAGCATCTCCCACGGAACTCCCCTCGATGAAGACGCCTACATCTTCGGCGAGATCGAGGCCTTGAACATGTTCCCCTACTTCCGCACCCCTATCTGCTTCTTCGGGCACAGCCATTTTCCCGTCGTCTTCGCATTAGATGACGAGGCCCTGACGACTTACGTGCCCACGACCGGTACGAACGGGACCTTCCGGCTCAAGCT